Proteins from a genomic interval of Sander vitreus isolate 19-12246 chromosome 6, sanVit1, whole genome shotgun sequence:
- the LOC144518945 gene encoding trypsinogen-like protein 3 isoform X2, whose protein sequence is MNLFLLLLALGLTGASPLGDSKVCQPHSRPWQVYLHGGGVSCSGALIDALWIVTSFNCAPTSYSTIASLGEHDVTVEEGTEQHIYVADVIPHSPYRSSLHSLTMVRLAEPARFTQHVQPIPLPSRCPQPGETCHVSGWGSTIPNQYERSQRLKCITVPIVDDQTCVYTFPEFLFWSMGMVCAGQANTDNCMHDGGSVMVCDGQLQGVQWYSHGCGNPADPSVYTKLCMYNDWIHDVMDRYAPTLPTETTPVMT, encoded by the exons ATGAATCTTTTCCTTCTGCTGCTTGCGTTGGGACTCACAG GAGCGTCTCCCCTGGGGGACTCCAAGGTGTGCCAGCCTCACTCCAGACCCTGGCAGGTCTATCTGCATGGCGGAGGAGTATCCTGCAGTGGAGCTCTTATCGACGCATTGTGGATAGTAACCTCTTTCAACTGTGCACCCAC ATCCTACAGCACCATCGCATCTCTTGGGGAACATGACGTGACTGTGGAAGAGGGCACCGAGCAGCACATCTACGTTGCTGACGTCATCCCTCACAGTCCCTACCGCTCGTCCCTCCACAGCCTCACGATGGTCCGTCTGGCCGAACCCGCCCGCTTCACCCAGCACGTCCAGCCCATCCCTCTGCCTAGCCGCTGCCCACAGCCTGGAGAGACCTGCCATGTCAGCGGCTGGGGATCCACCATCCCAAATCAAT ATGAGCGTTCTCAACGCCTGAAGTGTATAACTGTACCTATTGTGGATGACCAGACTTGCGTGTACACGTTCCCTGAGTTCCTGTTCTGGAGCATGGGCATGGTCTGCGCTGGACAAGCAAACACAGATAACTGCATG cacgATGgtggcagtgtgatggtgtgtgaTGGCCAGCTGCAGGGTGTGCAGTGGTACAGTCACGGCTGCGGAAACCCAGCTGACCCCAGCGTCTACACCAAGCTATGCATGTACAATGACTGGATCCACGATGTGATGGACCGCTACGCGCCCACTCTGCCAACTGAAACCACTCCAGTGATGACGTAA
- the LOC144518945 gene encoding trypsinogen-like protein 3 isoform X1: MNLFLLLLALGLTGASPLGDSKVCQPHSRPWQVYLHGGGVSCSGALIDALWIVTSFNCAPTRSYSTIASLGEHDVTVEEGTEQHIYVADVIPHSPYRSSLHSLTMVRLAEPARFTQHVQPIPLPSRCPQPGETCHVSGWGSTIPNQYERSQRLKCITVPIVDDQTCVYTFPEFLFWSMGMVCAGQANTDNCMHDGGSVMVCDGQLQGVQWYSHGCGNPADPSVYTKLCMYNDWIHDVMDRYAPTLPTETTPVMT; the protein is encoded by the exons ATGAATCTTTTCCTTCTGCTGCTTGCGTTGGGACTCACAG GAGCGTCTCCCCTGGGGGACTCCAAGGTGTGCCAGCCTCACTCCAGACCCTGGCAGGTCTATCTGCATGGCGGAGGAGTATCCTGCAGTGGAGCTCTTATCGACGCATTGTGGATAGTAACCTCTTTCAACTGTGCACCCAC CAGATCCTACAGCACCATCGCATCTCTTGGGGAACATGACGTGACTGTGGAAGAGGGCACCGAGCAGCACATCTACGTTGCTGACGTCATCCCTCACAGTCCCTACCGCTCGTCCCTCCACAGCCTCACGATGGTCCGTCTGGCCGAACCCGCCCGCTTCACCCAGCACGTCCAGCCCATCCCTCTGCCTAGCCGCTGCCCACAGCCTGGAGAGACCTGCCATGTCAGCGGCTGGGGATCCACCATCCCAAATCAAT ATGAGCGTTCTCAACGCCTGAAGTGTATAACTGTACCTATTGTGGATGACCAGACTTGCGTGTACACGTTCCCTGAGTTCCTGTTCTGGAGCATGGGCATGGTCTGCGCTGGACAAGCAAACACAGATAACTGCATG cacgATGgtggcagtgtgatggtgtgtgaTGGCCAGCTGCAGGGTGTGCAGTGGTACAGTCACGGCTGCGGAAACCCAGCTGACCCCAGCGTCTACACCAAGCTATGCATGTACAATGACTGGATCCACGATGTGATGGACCGCTACGCGCCCACTCTGCCAACTGAAACCACTCCAGTGATGACGTAA